One Rissa tridactyla isolate bRisTri1 chromosome 1, bRisTri1.patW.cur.20221130, whole genome shotgun sequence DNA segment encodes these proteins:
- the ALOX5AP gene encoding arachidonate 5-lipoxygenase-activating protein, translated as MDQETLGSVVLLAIVTLISVVQNAFFASKLEHESKHCNGKGFQRPGSSAFDRVYTANQNCGHAYPTFLAVLWCAGLLCSQAPAAFAGLMYLFVRQKYFVGYLGERTQSTPGYLFGKRIILFLFLMSVAGILNYYLIFFFGSDFEMHIKTITSAISPLLLIP; from the exons TGGACCAGGAAACCCTGGGAAGTGTTGTCCTGCTCGCCATCGTCACTTTGATAAGTGTTGTCCAGAACG ctttcttTGCAAGCAAACTGGAGCATGAAAGCAAACACTGCAATGGCAAAGGGTTCCAGCGGCCGGGATCTTCAGCCTTTGACCGCGTCTACACGGCCAA CCAGAACTGCGGACACGCGTACCCGACGTTTCTGGCTGTGCTCTGGTGCGCCGGCCTTCTCTGCAGCCAAG CTCCTGCCGCCTTTGCCGGCCTGATGTACTTGTTTGTGAGGCAGAAGTACTTCGTGGGCTACCTCGGGGAAAGGACTCAGAG CACTCCCGGTTACTTATTTGGAAAGCGCATCATTTTGTTCCTGTTCCTCATGTCCGTGGCTGGAATACTCAACTACTATCTCATCTTCTTTTTTGGAAGTGACTTTGAAATGCACATAAAAACGATAACCAGCGCGATCTCTCCATTGCTGCTCATCCCCTAA